A window of Cryptomeria japonica chromosome 3, Sugi_1.0, whole genome shotgun sequence contains these coding sequences:
- the LOC131066674 gene encoding uncharacterized protein LOC131066674, with amino-acid sequence MMDSETDDSNSSASPSHLSLSHGLLECLLSNNAQYYTFSCNGEEFGAKGWKLNRGREDFDWMYTFHCHKQKKKKSNRSRNIHSSRKEEHGKNLIELMIKDDHRLALVGRMTASSSLCPNLNRYGRLGHTLETEFVLFGETAATQQSHDMTTSSSTSSPLNFFPRPSTSSSKIHSNSIDVEPIPGHISSSKHDIKKKMTLGHLLKSRSKDRHALTEEITRISNVSEEECYVLPSIEQEAIVIRSPFTQSKSVEGQNYKDTFSTDSGGWGLKFLEKISAQSRSRGRESVKDDSSKLECTNVLMVGSAPSLYTCTFDVHSLGMADLSCGEQEQTTVTVMVPADAHGLPAVKSCRPSSLIERWRFGGKCDCGGWDAGCNLTLFHNQGQNRDTLTAPCSEVKESDVFRLFKGKQQHTPVFEMVNVKNDLYLISFQSELSAVQVFAISLALLHGSDPVIKSSLSSNVSNDYVQGSP; translated from the exons ATGATGGATTCAGAAACAGATGACAGTAATTCGAGTGCTTCACCTTCGCATTTATCTCTCTCGCATGGTCTTCTGGAATGTTTACTGAGCAATAATGCACAATATTATACATTTTCCTGTAATGGAGAGGAATTCGGTGCAAAGGGATGGAAATTAAACAGGGGAAGAGAAGATTTTGACTGGATGTACACATTTCACTGTcataaacaaaagaagaagaaatcaaacaGGAGTAGAAATATTCATTCTTCAAGAAAGGAAGAGCATGGAAAAAATCTTATAGaattgatgataaaggatgatcaCAGACTAGCTCTTGTGGGAAGGATGACAGCCTCAAGTTCATTGTGCCCTAATCTTAACAGATATGGTAGGTTAGGACACACTTTGGAAACTGAGTTTGTTTTGTTTGGTGAAACTGCAGCCACACAGCAAAGCCATGACATGACTACTTCCAGTAGCACTAGCAGTCCCTTGAATTTTTTTCCTAGACCTTCAACATCCTCTTCCAAAATACATTCCAACAGTATTGATGTTGAGCCTATTCCAGGTCACATTTCCTCCTCTAAACATGATATAAAGAAAAAAATGACGCTTGGACATCTATTAAAATCAAGATCTAAGGATAGACATGCATTGACAGAGGAAATCACAAGGATTTCGAATGTGTCAGAGGAAGAATGCTATGTCTTACCCAGTATAGAACAGGAAGCCATAGTGATCAGAAGCCCTTTTACACAATCAAAAAGTGTAGAAGGACAAAATTATAAAGATACATTTTCAACAGATTCAGGGGGATGGGGTCTTAAATTTCTTGAGAAAATCTCTGCACAatcaagatcaagaggaagagagaGTGTAAAAGATGATTCTAGTAAATTAGAGTGCACAAATGTTTTAATGGTGGGCTCTGCCCCAAGTTTATATACATGCACTTTTGATGTGCACTCCTTGGGCATGGCTGATTTAAGCTGTGGAGAGCAAGAGCAGACAACAGTAACAGTTATGGTACCAGCAGATGCCCATGGTTTGCCAGCAGTGAAATCATGCAGACCCTCATCTTTGATTGAAAGGTGGAGATTTGGTGGCAAGTGTGATTGTGGTGGATGGGATGCTGGTTGCAACCTCACCCTGTTTCACAACCAGGGCCAAAATAGAGACACGCTGACTGCTCCATGTTCAGAGGTTAAGGAATCAGATGTATTCAGGCTTTTTAAG GGGAAACAACAGCATACCCCTGtatttgaaatggtgaatgttaAAAATGATCTATATCTAATTAGTTTCCAATCAGAATTATCAGCTGTACAGGTTTTCGCTATTAGTTTGGCTCTGCTACATGGCAGCGATCCTGTCATCAAATCTTCACTGTCATCAAATGTATCAAATGATTATGTACAAGGAAGTCCTTAG
- the LOC131874404 gene encoding uncharacterized protein LOC131874404, with protein MEPGRSSGGQRLNAVTGRCREAAGGAVAGRGRQPGATGRRPRRGASGGGGSAAKAATGGGARIGDGETKVGLSAGAGRWWPAGSRGGRRPVEALSAGAGGCSSSGPESTRSRRGAGGATGGGCRGLRKLPGARG; from the coding sequence ATGGAGCCCGGGCGGAGCTCCGGTGGCCAGCGGCTGAACGCGGTGACTGGGCGGTGTAGGGAAGCAGCAGGCGGCGCAGTGGCTGGGCGTGGGCGGCAGCCGGGAGCTACAGGGCGACGGCCGAGGAGAGGAGCATCTGGTGGGGGCGGCAGTGCAGCAAAGGCCGCCACCGGCGGCGGGGCCAGAATCGGCGACGGGGAGACCAAGGTCGGGCTAAGTGCTGGGGCAGGCAGGTGGTGGCCGGCGGGGAGCCGGGGAGGGCGAAGGCCAGTGGAGGCACTGTCGGCGGGGGCCGGAGGCTGCAGTAGCAGTGGGCCGGAAAGCACAAGGAGCCGGCGAGGAGCCGGAGGGGCCACCGGCGGGGGCTGCAGAGGCCTAAGAAAGTTGCCGGGAGCCAGAGGATGA